Proteins found in one Paenibacillus borealis genomic segment:
- a CDS encoding ABC-F family ATP-binding cassette domain-containing protein, whose amino-acid sequence MIKAEQLSFSFPQKELYTNISFTLEEAQHCAFIGTSGSGKSTLIDILMDPERYLYDGRLEIDPGCRIGYVSQFSQPDKTKDTTVFEYIGEEFIKIQNEINSILTEMETSSDMDSLLEKYQLALDAFDAMDGNDYESNINKKLNLANLMKLKDVRVSDLSGGEFKLIQVMKEMLNSPDLMIMDEPDVFLDFDNLNALKNLINTHKGMLLVVTHNRYLLNHCFNKILHLENMEIQEFDGRYIDYNFSLLQTKIELQELTIAEEEEIARNENIVNNLRAIATYNSEASRGKALKARVKFQERLEARRIKAPFVEIKQPDIRFGIGNELEDSIVIHVNDYSVAFEELLLENVNFEIKSTDKVALIGPNGTGKTTLLREIFNNNQDSIEIHADAKVAYLSQLQGEILKDSNTILEEFIDAGIATYDEIRSHLSSYGFEGEILEQRIESLSGGEKNMLQLAKVSASKANVLLLDEPTSHLDTYTQIALEKAIQDYKGAILMISHDFYSVVNGMDYVLIIDGKTIRKMTVKKFKKMIYARHFDKDYLELEQNKKAVETKIELALKATDFELAQGLMDELEELIKQL is encoded by the coding sequence ATGATAAAAGCGGAACAATTATCCTTTTCATTTCCACAAAAAGAACTATATACAAACATTTCATTTACGCTTGAAGAGGCACAGCATTGCGCGTTCATAGGAACAAGCGGAAGCGGCAAAAGCACATTGATCGATATCCTGATGGATCCGGAAAGATATTTGTACGATGGCAGGCTAGAGATAGACCCGGGTTGCAGAATCGGGTATGTAAGCCAGTTTTCCCAACCGGACAAAACTAAAGATACAACTGTTTTTGAATATATAGGGGAAGAATTTATTAAAATACAGAATGAAATAAATTCCATTTTGACTGAGATGGAAACATCATCGGATATGGATTCGCTGCTGGAAAAGTATCAATTGGCTCTAGACGCCTTCGATGCAATGGACGGGAATGATTACGAAAGCAATATTAATAAGAAGCTGAATTTGGCAAACCTCATGAAGCTAAAGGATGTTAGGGTATCCGACCTGAGCGGCGGGGAATTCAAGCTTATTCAAGTGATGAAGGAAATGCTGAATAGTCCGGACTTAATGATTATGGACGAGCCCGATGTATTTTTAGATTTTGACAACCTAAATGCGCTTAAGAATCTTATTAATACCCACAAAGGCATGCTGCTGGTGGTTACGCATAACCGATATCTGCTCAATCATTGCTTCAACAAAATCCTGCACCTTGAAAACATGGAGATCCAGGAGTTTGACGGGCGGTACATTGATTACAATTTCTCGTTGCTGCAAACCAAAATTGAACTGCAGGAGCTCACCATCGCTGAAGAGGAAGAAATTGCGAGAAACGAGAACATCGTCAATAATCTTAGGGCTATCGCCACTTATAATTCAGAAGCCTCCAGAGGGAAAGCGCTGAAAGCGCGGGTTAAATTTCAGGAAAGACTGGAAGCGCGCAGAATTAAAGCTCCATTCGTAGAGATTAAGCAGCCTGACATCCGTTTCGGTATCGGTAATGAATTGGAGGACAGCATTGTTATACATGTAAATGATTATAGCGTTGCCTTTGAAGAGCTGCTGTTAGAGAATGTTAACTTTGAGATCAAATCTACGGATAAAGTAGCTCTGATCGGTCCAAACGGCACCGGGAAAACGACATTACTCCGGGAGATTTTCAACAATAATCAGGATTCAATTGAAATACATGCGGATGCCAAAGTGGCTTATTTATCCCAGCTTCAAGGCGAAATTCTGAAGGATTCTAATACAATATTAGAGGAATTCATCGATGCCGGGATCGCAACCTATGATGAGATTAGATCGCATCTTTCAAGCTACGGCTTTGAAGGGGAAATCCTTGAGCAAAGAATAGAATCCTTATCCGGCGGCGAAAAAAATATGCTTCAGTTAGCTAAAGTTTCTGCCAGTAAAGCGAACGTACTGCTGCTTGATGAACCGACAAGCCATTTGGACACCTATACACAAATCGCACTGGAAAAAGCCATTCAAGACTATAAAGGTGCGATTCTCATGATTTCGCATGATTTCTATTCGGTGGTAAACGGGATGGACTATGTTCTGATCATTGATGGCAAGACGATTAGAAAGATGACGGTCAAGAAATTCAAAAAGATGATTTATGCCCGGCATTTCGATAAAGACTATCTGGAACTGGAACAAAATAAAAAAGCTGTTGAAACGAAAATCGAATTAGCTTTAAAAGCTACGGATTTCGAACTTGCACAAGGTTTGATGGATGAGCTGGAGGAGCTGATTAAGCAGCTGTAA
- a CDS encoding chloramphenicol phosphotransferase CPT family protein: MKQGIIVFLNGTSSSGKTSISTELLNQYEVSFHHLSIDNFFNGLFHDYIDFINTSIESAEGEDVQVPAQIIIDPLITLFYSTIKFMSAKGMNVVVDTVNDNDERFNTCLSLLIDHPVLFVGVTCSKEELIRREKLREDRESGLAISQYDQVYCFNEYDLELNTEILRPDECANLILDFIRLNREYSAFKKLDKRSVGVS, from the coding sequence TTGAAGCAAGGGATCATAGTTTTTCTAAATGGAACTTCAAGTTCCGGAAAGACTTCCATATCGACAGAATTATTAAATCAGTATGAAGTCTCATTCCATCATTTATCAATTGATAATTTTTTCAATGGGCTGTTTCATGACTACATTGATTTTATTAACACAAGTATTGAATCAGCCGAAGGAGAAGATGTGCAAGTTCCGGCCCAAATCATTATTGATCCATTGATTACTTTATTCTATTCAACAATTAAATTCATGTCGGCAAAGGGGATGAACGTAGTTGTAGATACAGTAAATGATAATGACGAGCGGTTTAATACATGTCTAAGTTTATTAATCGATCATCCTGTACTATTTGTCGGAGTAACTTGCTCGAAAGAGGAACTTATCAGGAGAGAAAAACTAAGGGAAGATAGAGAGAGCGGATTAGCAATCTCACAGTACGATCAAGTTTATTGCTTTAATGAGTATGACCTTGAACTAAATACTGAAATTTTGAGACCAGACGAATGCGCCAATTTGATCTTAGATTTTATTAGATTGAATCGCGAATACTCTGCTTTTAAAAAGTTGGATAAGAGAAGTGTTGGTGTGTCATAG